The Colletotrichum destructivum chromosome 7, complete sequence genome contains the following window.
catctcctcgtcatccACAGGTGTCTGCGCCTCCAGCTCCTCTTCGGTCCTGGTCTGAGTGTTCCTGCGCACCATTGCAGCCCCTTGGCTTGTTAACGCGCCGGGGTCCACGCGTCGCATTCGTACGATGTCTGGCCCCAGCCTGTTGAGCTCCTCGGGAAAGTTGCCGCTTTCGCCATGTACGAGGGTCCGAAAGAcgtgcgccgccgccgcctccgcctccgcctcctcgctgTTGCCACCACTCCCGACAGGATGTAGCCCCGTGAAGGCAATGACGGATTGGCACCAGAGCTCAGCGTCCCCCTTCCCAGGTGGGATGTAGCGGCGTCCTTGGGGCCAGGCCGGCGCTTCCATGACTTGGACCACCTCATCGACGCAGCAGCCGCTCAGGACGATGTAGCCAAGCCCACCTTTTCTTCCCGCGGCCTCCGAGAATGGTTGTCGTTGGACCCTCTCTCCGGCTGCACAGAAGGGTTTGTAGTAGCTCACCGCCAAGACTTCCTGGCCGTACTGGCCGACATCGACCCAGTCCGGGACCCAGGTGGGCAGTATTCCGTTTTCGTCCCCTGGCAGTATAGAATCGAGGTAGAAGTCAGAATCCCTGGAGTCGGAATCCCTAGTTTCAGAGTCCCTGGAGCCTGAACGGTCCAATAGTGCCGTTGTGATCCTCGCGAAGACCTCCTCTGTTGACAGCGAGTAATCCGTCTGGAGGCCGgccctctcctcgtcgtccatcacGCCAAGCAGGCCAAACGCAATGTCCCGAGGGTCTGAGGCGGAGTAGTGAGGCCGGTCCATGGTGGCGCCGACGTTCCAGAGGATGTCGACCAGCCGCACTGTCGACCCCTTCCTCCGCAGTTTGCGGATCCTCAGTGACGTGATATTGGAGAGGTTGTGCACCCCGGTCCTGAAGATCCGCCGCGTCGCGAGATTCATTTTGACATTGTACAAGGAGAACCACAGCGcgttgaagacggcgtcgaaTATGTCGAGCGGGATAGCCTTGGTCCCGACGACCACGCGTGCATCGCGGGCCAGGGAGACCTCTTGGATGATCCACACCCGGTGCCAGTAGTCTCTTTGCAGCAGGTTGCAAATCGCGTCAAAGAGCGGGGGGCTCCTATGGGAGAGGAAATCACGCAAGAGCTCGTATACGGCCAGCTTCGTTTCCGAAGTCTGAGTGTCGTCTAAGAGGGGACTCTCACTCCGCCCATGGTTGGCTGAGGCGCTTGTGTCCTGGGAATCAACTGGCCGCGGAACtgtctccgtctccatctccgtctccgGGCTCGACATGCGCGGCTCGGCCCCAAGGGGAGAACCGGGAAGCGACGTGAGATGCGATTTCTCGCACGGTCCGCACGTGCCCCTGACCGAGCAGCTTCACCATGCCGTCGATCCCGCGCCAGGCCGCTGCCCGCGAGACAAACTCCATGATGGTGTCGCTCTCCTCGGTACCGGGGCCGAGCCACATGTACACCATCACGGCACCGCCGAAGACGTCCCGCATGGCGTCGATCTGCCAGCTCTTCTCCGCCAGATCGGCCTGCGCGATGCacacggcgtcgacccagAGCCACGAGTCAACGCCGTCCCGCGAAAACTGCTGCAAGGCGGCGTGCAGGTTCCTGGTGACGCGGAAGGGGGCGCCATCGATGTCGATGGGGACGGTGTCGGCAGCGTCGCCCCACACATATGACAGGGCGGCGTAgggcacgtcgtcgtcgagcgagACGTGTCG
Protein-coding sequences here:
- a CDS encoding Putative heterokaryon incompatibility, which produces MYTHSPLNRDRREIRLVRLRPPSNADPITAPVSLEIRHVSLDDDVPYAALSYVWGDAADTVPIDIDGAPFRVTRNLHAALQQFSRDGVDSWLWVDAVCIAQADLAEKSWQIDAMRDVFGGAVMVYMWLGPGTEESDTIMEFVSRAAAWRGIDGMVKLLGQGHVRTPRMSSPETEMETETVPRPVDSQDTSASANHGRSESPLLDDTQTSETKLAVYELLRDFLSHRSPPLFDAICNLLQRDYWHRVWIIQEVSLARDARVVVGTKAIPLDIFDAVFNALWFSLYNVKMNLATRRIFRTGVHNLSNITSLRIRKLRRKGSTVRLVDILWNVGATMDRPHYSASDPRDIAFGLLGVMDDEERAGLQTDYSLSTEEVFARITTALLDRSGSRDSETRDSDSRDSDFYLDSILPGDENGILPTWVPDWVDVGQYGQEVLAVSYYKPFCAAGERVQRQPFSEAAGRKGGLGYIVLSGCCVDEVVQVMEAPAWPQGRRYIPPGKGDAELWCQSVIAFTGLHPVGSGGNSEEAEAEAAAAHVFRTLVHGESGNFPEELNRLGPDIVRMRRVDPGALTSQGAAMVRRNTQTRTEEELEAQTPVDDEEMKSYMSGWRENVYLQNRKRTLFKTAKGTLGVGRVGIKAGDMLTLIWGARSPIVLRRRSRGGFYFRGDAYVDGLMHGEFLKTKPKEEEFTLY